In Pueribacillus theae, a single window of DNA contains:
- a CDS encoding M20 metallopeptidase family protein — MNTLDLLEDAKNFHSELINWRRHLHENPEPSLEEYQTSKFVQDRLNEMGFANIVQMARTGVVAMVEGQEKGETVALRADMDALRMADEKTTEYKSKNLGITHACGHDGHTSMLLGAAKLLKKHPPRKGSIKLIFQPAEEGQFGAKKMIDEGVLKNPTVKAIAALHVNPDVPTGYFTCSANEACAASDSFEIEIIGQGGHAGHPDKAKDAITIAAEVITSLQQLISREIDPVSPTVMTVANIQGGTVNNAIAGIVRMAGTVRTLDSEIRETIDDKMERIIKGITEAFDAKFSFHYTRLYPPLLNARSLVTSVEKTVKETLGEERFQISKPSTGAEDFAFYTNEVPGVYFRLGVRNELKDAVYPLHHPKFDLDEEALPYGSAILAQWALNQLENN; from the coding sequence GTGAACACATTGGATCTTTTAGAGGATGCAAAAAATTTCCATAGCGAATTAATCAACTGGAGGCGTCATCTTCATGAAAATCCGGAGCCTAGTCTAGAAGAGTATCAAACCTCAAAATTTGTACAGGATCGCTTAAACGAAATGGGGTTTGCAAATATCGTTCAAATGGCAAGGACAGGGGTCGTGGCCATGGTTGAAGGCCAAGAAAAAGGTGAAACGGTTGCACTTAGAGCCGATATGGACGCCCTTAGGATGGCAGATGAGAAAACAACGGAATATAAATCGAAAAACCTGGGCATCACACATGCATGCGGCCATGATGGGCATACATCCATGTTATTAGGAGCCGCCAAATTGCTAAAAAAACACCCTCCCAGAAAAGGGTCAATTAAGCTGATTTTTCAACCTGCTGAAGAAGGACAATTTGGTGCAAAAAAAATGATCGATGAAGGCGTACTGAAAAACCCGACAGTCAAAGCAATCGCAGCATTGCATGTAAATCCCGATGTACCAACTGGTTACTTCACTTGTTCAGCAAATGAAGCATGTGCGGCCTCTGATTCCTTTGAAATTGAAATCATCGGCCAAGGCGGACATGCCGGACACCCAGATAAAGCAAAAGATGCGATTACGATTGCCGCTGAAGTCATTACCTCTTTGCAACAATTAATAAGCCGTGAAATCGATCCGGTATCCCCTACCGTTATGACTGTTGCGAACATTCAGGGGGGAACAGTGAACAATGCCATTGCTGGCATTGTGAGAATGGCTGGCACAGTGCGAACATTGGATTCGGAAATACGCGAAACAATTGATGATAAAATGGAACGCATCATTAAAGGCATAACCGAAGCTTTCGATGCAAAATTTTCATTCCATTATACGCGCCTCTATCCACCGTTGCTAAATGCTCGATCGTTAGTAACAAGTGTTGAAAAGACGGTGAAAGAAACCTTAGGCGAAGAGCGATTTCAAATTTCCAAACCATCAACTGGCGCCGAAGACTTCGCTTTTTATACGAATGAAGTTCCCGGTGTGTATTTTCGGCTTGGTGTACGAAACGAATTGAAAGATGCTGTTTACCCCCTTCACCATCCTAAATTTGATTTAGATGAAGAGGCCCTTCCTTACGGATCAGCTATTCTCGCCCAATGGGCATTAAACCAATTAGAAAATAATTAG
- the ggt gene encoding gamma-glutamyltransferase: protein MTLKDLYKNQKIDSEGDKQRAWGNFGMTASATKEASQAGAELLKSGGNAMDALAAIQFGLAVSEPFNTGLGASGFIIYYDNQTKKTTVIQGHSQAPANIKKNVFVDEHEDEIPFFERSTPGTAVAIPGIIKAFSAAMEKYGKKTWEEVLQPAIAFAENGVEVNESWKVALERFRMRLGEEAENFFMPEGVPLTVGEIVPNKELAKTLRILQTEGAEAFYNGEIANAIVKTVQEMDGCLTKEDLKNYEAVFQQPLRAHYKGFEIVVPSPPNGGGFALIYMLKLLEKLHIEQYDVRSWEKYYLLAETLRIMTADKLAHMGDPNFYDVPLQGLVHPDYIAERLKLYNFKNRNLDISFGNPWKYEKNGEPSGLKPHTNEKGSETTHFIAVDKWGNIAACTSSLEHMFGSGIMVPGYGFLLNNDMTDFDPSIGGINSVEPHKFAVSMKTPTLVFKNGKPLLTLGSPGGPTIVASVLQTLIHVLDYKMDLKEAIEEPRIYNGTGPLIWWEEGMPEEAKRVLKEMNYEFDDIPLEIGNVQAVLFDQEKNLYYGACDSSRPGIPVGL from the coding sequence ATGACGCTTAAAGACTTGTACAAAAATCAAAAAATAGATTCAGAGGGCGACAAACAACGAGCCTGGGGAAATTTTGGAATGACCGCAAGCGCAACGAAGGAAGCCTCCCAAGCAGGCGCCGAACTGTTAAAGTCTGGCGGCAATGCCATGGACGCCTTGGCAGCCATCCAATTTGGGCTCGCTGTATCAGAACCGTTTAATACAGGGCTCGGTGCAAGCGGGTTTATCATCTATTATGATAATCAAACTAAGAAAACGACCGTTATCCAAGGCCATTCTCAAGCACCGGCCAATATAAAGAAAAATGTCTTCGTGGATGAACATGAAGACGAGATTCCTTTTTTTGAGCGTTCCACTCCGGGTACAGCCGTAGCCATACCGGGGATCATTAAGGCGTTTTCCGCCGCCATGGAAAAGTACGGAAAGAAAACATGGGAAGAAGTCTTACAGCCCGCGATAGCATTCGCTGAAAATGGTGTTGAAGTAAACGAGTCATGGAAAGTGGCCCTTGAACGCTTTCGCATGCGTTTAGGAGAAGAAGCAGAGAATTTTTTCATGCCGGAAGGCGTGCCGCTGACGGTAGGCGAAATCGTACCAAATAAAGAACTGGCAAAAACGCTCCGTATCCTGCAAACAGAAGGAGCCGAAGCATTTTACAACGGCGAAATTGCCAATGCCATCGTAAAAACTGTTCAAGAAATGGACGGTTGCCTGACAAAGGAAGACCTCAAAAACTATGAAGCGGTTTTTCAACAACCCCTGCGGGCTCATTATAAAGGGTTTGAAATTGTCGTCCCAAGCCCGCCAAACGGAGGCGGATTTGCATTAATTTATATGTTGAAACTGCTTGAAAAGCTGCATATTGAACAATACGATGTCCGCTCATGGGAAAAATATTACCTCTTGGCTGAAACATTGCGTATCATGACAGCCGACAAACTGGCGCACATGGGAGACCCGAATTTTTACGACGTGCCCCTTCAAGGATTGGTTCATCCTGATTACATCGCTGAACGATTAAAATTGTACAACTTTAAAAACCGCAATCTTGATATCAGCTTCGGCAATCCATGGAAATATGAAAAGAACGGAGAGCCAAGCGGTTTAAAACCGCATACAAATGAAAAAGGAAGTGAAACCACCCACTTTATTGCTGTTGATAAATGGGGAAATATTGCAGCCTGTACATCCTCCCTTGAGCATATGTTCGGTTCGGGCATTATGGTTCCGGGCTATGGTTTTTTACTGAACAATGACATGACAGACTTTGATCCATCCATAGGCGGCATTAATAGTGTAGAACCGCATAAATTTGCCGTAAGCATGAAAACGCCGACACTAGTCTTCAAAAACGGCAAGCCGCTTTTAACACTCGGTTCCCCGGGCGGCCCCACTATTGTCGCCTCTGTATTGCAGACGCTTATCCATGTCCTTGATTATAAAATGGATTTGAAAGAAGCAATTGAAGAGCCAAGAATCTATAATGGCACCGGCCCGCTCATTTGGTGGGAGGAAGGCATGCCAGAAGAAGCAAAAAGGGTACTTAAAGAGATGAACTACGAATTTGAT